A genomic region of Elaeis guineensis isolate ETL-2024a chromosome 9, EG11, whole genome shotgun sequence contains the following coding sequences:
- the LOC105052137 gene encoding LOW QUALITY PROTEIN: 5'-3' exoribonuclease 3 (The sequence of the model RefSeq protein was modified relative to this genomic sequence to represent the inferred CDS: deleted 1 base in 1 codon) — MGVPSFYRWLVDKYPKIVVSAVEERGHDVDTSLPNPNGREFDNLYLDMNGIIHPCFHPEDQLFPPTTFEEVFKAIFEYVDRIFRIVRPRKLLYMAIDGVAPRAKMNHQRARRFRTTKEAEMAEAEEEKMRREFEKEGKTVFPKCEYEVSDSNIITPGTVFMEKLSKALEYYIRLRLHSDPGWRSIKVILSDANVPGEGEHKIMAFIRLQRNLPGYNPNLHHCLYGQDADLIMLALASHEIHFSILREDVLKAEQNEICLSFVEPSLQKEVKTQWYRKSSNVFPKTPYQFLNIWTLREYLELDMNIPDFKIDIERIIDDFIFICLFAGNDFLPHLPSLEIHEGAIDLMIYVYKKMFEKMGGYLVDMSKINDKKAAYIKVKRVERFILEVGSYEDKIFDKRNRLQQRKLQRLLQQRLEEEKDKNENDDLQYDMKYGVPNEVAEIEDGAYKFQFTTRAVQVSEVLKQFQVLQGEVHVSAPQNLLAVGHDGNDVIKNTKELKQKVKDFLRDQADLFKNGAFQNDKIKLGSPGWKARYYREKFSTETLNEIEIARKSVVEKYAEGLCWILHYYFSRVRSWHYPFYYAPFASDFKGLSCSQIKFEFGCPFKPFDQLMAVLPPKSSHALPKAYRPLMNSKDSTIVKFYPSDFHVDMDGKRFSWQGVCKLPFIEEKLLLAETRMVRENWKGMKWNGIRLERTRFL, encoded by the exons ATGGGTGTTCCATCTTTCTATCGTTGGCTGGTAGATAAGTACCCAAAGATAGTGGTCAGTGCGGTGGAGGAACGGGGACACGATGTGGATACCTCCCTTCCAAACCCCAATGGAAGGGAATTTGACAATCTCTACCTGGACATGAACGGCATCATCCATCCTTGCTTCCACCCGGAGGATCAG CTTTTCCCACCGACGACGTTTGAGGAGGTCTTCAAGGCAATCTTTGAATACGTAGACCGGATCTTTCGCATTGTGCGACCGAGGAAGCTTCTTTATATGGCAATCG ATGGTGTTGCACCAAGGGCCAAAATGAATCATCAGCGAGCACGAAGATTCCGTACGACTAAAGAAGCTGAGATGGCG GAAGCGGAAGAGGAAAAGATGAGAAGGGAGTTTGAGAAGGAGGGGAAGACTGTTTTTCCAAAATGCGAATATGAGGTTTCGGATTCTAATATTATTACCCCTGGAACTGTATTTATGGAGAAATTGTCCAAGGCACTGGAGTACTACATCCGCTTGAGATTACACAGTGATCCTGGATGGAGGTCAATAAAG GTCATATTGTCCGATGCTAATGTTCCTGGGGAAGGAGAACACAAAATTATGGCATTTATACGGCTTCAACGCAACCTTCCTGGTTACAACCCAAATTTGCATCATTGCTTATATGGTCAG GATGCCGACCTCATTATGCTTGCTCTTGCTAGTCATGAAATTCACTTCTCCATTTTGCGAGAG GATGTTCTAAAGGCAGAACAGAATGAGATTTGCCTTTCATTTGTTGAACCTAGCCTGCAGAAAGAAGTAAAGACTCAGTGGTATAGAAAAAGCAGTAATGTTTTTCCAAAAACACCATATCAg TTTTTGAATATCTGGACATTAAGGGAATACTTGGAGCTTGACATGAATATTCCTGACTTCAAAATTGACATCGAGAGAATCATTGATgatttcatatttatttgttTGTTCGCTGGAAATGATTTTCTCCCACATCTTCCTTCCTTGGAAATTCATGAG GGAGCaattgatttaatgatttatGTGTATAAAAAGATGTTCGAGAAGATGGGGGGCTATCTCGTAGATATGAGCAAA ATAAATGATAAAAAAGCTGCATACATAAAGGTCAAGAGGGTAGAAAGATTTATACTCGAAGTTGGATCATATGAAGACAAAATATTTGACAAAAGAAATAGATTGCAGCAG AGGAAGCTGCAGAGGTTGTTGCAGCAAAgactagaagaagagaaggatAAAAATGAAAATGATGATCTT CAAtatgatatgaaatatggagTTCCTAATGAGGTAGCAGAGATAGAAGATGGGGCTTATAAATTTCAGTTCACAACAAGAGCTGTTCAAGTTTCAGAAGTTCTGAAACAATTTCAAGTCCTTCAAGGGGAAGTGCA TGTCTCTGCTCCACAAAATTTGCTTGCTGTGGGTCATGATGGCAATGAT GTGATCAAAAATACAAAGGAGCTGAAGCAGAAAGTGAAGGACTTTCTTCGTGATCAAGCAGACTTGTTTAAGAATGGTGCTTTTCAAAACGATAAG ATAAAACTCGGTTCTCCAGGGTGGAAAGCTCGATATTATAGAGAAAAGTTCTCCACAGAGACTTTAAATGAAATTGAAATCGCAAGGAAAAGCGTT GTCGAAAAGTATGCGGAAGGTCTTTGCTGGATCCTTcattattatttttcaagagtgcGTTCATG GCATTATCCTTTCTACTATGCTCCTTTTGCATCGGATTTCAAAGGTCTTAGTTGCTcccagattaaatttgagtttggATGTCCATTCAAACCTTTCGATCAACTCATGGCAGTGTTGCCACCGAAAAg ttCACATGCTCTGCCAAAGGCATATAGGCCTTTGATGAATAGCAAGGACTCAACAATCGTTAAGTTCTATCCCTCCG ATTTTCATGTGGACATGGATGGAAAACGCTTTTCATGGCAG GGTGTTTGTAAGTTACCTTTCATTGAAGAAAAACTACTACTTGCAGAAACAAGGATGGTGAGAGAGAACTGGAA GGGGATGAAATGGAACGGAATTCGTTTAGAAAGGACAAGATTTTTGTGA
- the LOC105052136 gene encoding uncharacterized protein codes for MSGLTKLGLALLLVFSFSLLGVLSELLYVLWCRRRRRRLRRSSSSSGDPEIPNAGGGGASSKELLLYFLCWKNQSRIEPASSATASPAFSAAAALAAPTAAMTKMASSEAGEECDLARWHTMYFGPSRVLYTIKEEREEVESDAGMGVSGDGDGDELAETPFSTPCVSPVFYTPTSSPPRAMAEAGRDPEVPSGGEVAGSLPPVAERV; via the coding sequence ATGAGTGGCCTCACCAAACTCGGCCTCGCCCTCCTCTtggtcttctctttctctcttttaggcGTCTTGTCCGAGCTCCTCTACGTCCTCTGGTGCAGGCGCCGGCGCCGGCGGCTCCGGCGAagttcctcctcctccggcgacccCGAGATCCCCAACGCCGGAGGGGGTGGCGCCTCCTCTAAGGAGCTCCTCCTCTACTTCCTCTGCTGGAAGAACCAGTCCCGCATCGAGCCGGCCTCCTCCGCTACTGCGTCCCCGGCATTCTCTGCAGCAGCTGCTCTCGCCGCCCCGACGGCAGCCATGACGAAGATGGCGTCTTCGGAGGCAGGGGAGGAGTGCGATCTGGCGCGGTGGCACACGATGTACTTCGGGCCGTCAAGGGTGCTGTACACCATcaaggaggagagagaggaggtcGAGTCCGACGCCGGAATGGGGGTCTCCGGTGACGGAGACGGAGACGAGTTGGCGGAGACGCCGTTCTCGACGCCGTGCGTTTCGCCGGTGTTCTACACGCCGACATCGTCTCCGCCGCGCGCGATGGCGGAGGCCGGCAGAGATCCGGAGGTTCCGTCCGGTGGCGAGGTGGCCGGTTCTCTCCCGCCGGTGGCGGAGCGAGTGTAG